In Leptospira brenneri, a single genomic region encodes these proteins:
- a CDS encoding isoprenyl transferase produces MDGNGRWAESQGKKRTEGHREGANAIDRLLDVALEYKIPNISLYAFSTENWKRPITEIQAIFGLLVEFIETRLDTIHEKGIRIHHSGARNKLSKTVLAKIDHAMSVTKKNKKLTANFCLNYGGHEEILSNFSRIMAVRKSKKEALDKPISPKEFEKYLYTSPLPPVDLLIRTAGEQRISNFLLWQSAYAEMYFTNTLWPDFGRTSLEEALLFFDSRKRKFGGLL; encoded by the coding sequence ATGGACGGAAATGGAAGGTGGGCGGAAAGCCAGGGGAAAAAAAGAACCGAGGGCCATAGAGAAGGGGCGAACGCGATCGATCGCCTTTTGGATGTGGCTTTGGAATATAAAATCCCCAACATTTCTCTTTATGCGTTTTCTACAGAAAACTGGAAACGCCCCATCACCGAAATCCAAGCCATCTTTGGTTTGTTAGTTGAATTTATTGAAACTCGCCTCGATACCATCCACGAGAAAGGGATTCGGATTCATCACAGTGGAGCGAGAAATAAACTATCTAAAACTGTTCTCGCAAAAATTGACCATGCTATGTCGGTCACAAAGAAGAACAAAAAGCTCACTGCTAACTTTTGTTTGAATTATGGTGGGCACGAAGAGATCCTAAGTAACTTTTCTCGGATTATGGCAGTGCGGAAGTCCAAAAAAGAGGCCTTGGACAAACCGATCAGCCCCAAAGAATTTGAAAAATATTTGTATACATCCCCTTTGCCACCAGTAGATTTATTGATCAGAACTGCGGGAGAACAAAGGATTTCCAATTTCCTTTTATGGCAAAGTGCGTATGCTGAAATGTATTTTACAAATACACTTTGGCCGGACTTTGGAAGAACCTCTTTGGAGGAAGCCCTTCTTTTTTTTGATTCCCGAAAACGTAAATTTGGTGGTTTGTTATGA
- the trpB gene encoding tryptophan synthase subunit beta has translation MGKNLPGYFGEFGGRYSPEILTEALEELESTYQKLKKSKKFKKELEYYLRNYVGRPSPLTYAERLTKQWGGARIWLKREDLNHTGAHKINNAIGQALIAKFMGKKRIIAETGAGQHGLATATVGAMFGMETVVYMGAVDVERQNLNAKKIEMLGAKILPVTAGEATLKEATSEAMRDWALNVSTTHYIVGSAIGPHPFPTIVRDFQAVIGTEARSQFKKQNKKLPSAIVACVGGGSNSIGMFHAFLKDKQVAIYGAEAGGLGPKPGEHSATLTYGKTGFLHGTKTLIIQDESGQIVPAHSVSAGLDYPGVGPEHAHLSKIGRVDYRMVTDEQALDSFLEVTRVEGIIPALETAHAFHVAREVAKDLGKKKDLIICLSGRGDKDVTEVLRLLGEKNK, from the coding sequence ATGGGCAAAAACCTACCTGGATATTTTGGTGAATTCGGCGGCCGTTACTCTCCTGAGATTTTGACGGAAGCATTAGAAGAACTTGAATCCACCTATCAAAAGTTAAAGAAAAGTAAAAAGTTCAAAAAGGAACTTGAATACTATTTAAGAAACTATGTTGGAAGACCTAGTCCTCTGACTTATGCAGAACGTCTCACCAAACAATGGGGAGGTGCTCGTATCTGGCTCAAACGCGAAGATCTTAATCATACAGGTGCACATAAAATTAATAATGCCATTGGACAGGCGTTAATTGCTAAGTTCATGGGAAAAAAACGCATCATTGCAGAAACGGGAGCTGGTCAACACGGTCTTGCGACAGCAACGGTGGGTGCTATGTTTGGAATGGAAACCGTTGTCTATATGGGGGCAGTAGATGTTGAGAGGCAAAATCTCAATGCTAAAAAAATTGAGATGTTAGGTGCTAAAATCCTTCCGGTCACTGCAGGAGAAGCCACTCTTAAAGAGGCAACTAGTGAGGCGATGCGAGACTGGGCACTCAATGTTTCCACTACACATTACATTGTTGGTTCTGCCATTGGACCTCATCCTTTCCCTACGATTGTTCGTGATTTTCAAGCAGTCATTGGAACAGAGGCAAGGTCTCAGTTTAAAAAACAAAATAAAAAACTCCCCAGTGCGATTGTTGCCTGTGTCGGTGGTGGATCCAATTCTATAGGAATGTTCCATGCATTTTTGAAAGACAAACAAGTTGCTATCTATGGAGCAGAAGCTGGTGGACTTGGTCCCAAACCAGGAGAACACTCTGCAACATTAACTTATGGGAAAACAGGATTTTTACATGGTACAAAAACCCTCATTATCCAAGATGAGTCTGGTCAAATTGTTCCAGCTCATTCTGTATCCGCTGGGTTAGATTATCCTGGAGTGGGCCCAGAACATGCTCATCTTTCTAAGATTGGAAGGGTGGATTACCGGATGGTGACAGACGAACAAGCATTAGATTCCTTTTTGGAAGTCACTCGTGTGGAGGGAATCATTCCAGCACTTGAAACTGCCCATGCTTTTCATGTTGCGAGAGAAGTTGCCAAGGATCTTGGAAAGAAAAAAGATTTAATCATTTGTCTTTCCGGGCGAGGGGATAAGGACGTAACGGAAGTTTTACGGCTACTGGGTGAAAAAAACAAATGA
- a CDS encoding phosphatidate cytidylyltransferase: MSETTLRILSAIVLTFVYVFMIFHSSWYYLEFYLFGCVTIYLGLKELYAFCKREDSKPFFGTGLIFSLLIFTVYYIQFLGMQFEVTPPAFVLELSKVLREGFHPISFLLIALSITVWILQILKRPLDGALFSASSTILGPIYLAIPIGHFLLLLAFPFGAYYIFLVSVITFMSDAGAYFGGRWFGKHPAGLKISPKKTWEGYVTGNITAVVGVQILNLTWEHFGGVKLPVGILESVVLAFVVSVISVMGDLAESAMKRDAKIKDSGSLIPGHGGVLDLADALLFTVPVIYYYFLFKGILGYAV, encoded by the coding sequence ATGAGTGAGACAACACTCCGTATCCTATCTGCAATTGTACTGACCTTTGTCTATGTGTTTATGATCTTCCATAGTTCTTGGTATTACCTCGAATTTTATTTGTTTGGTTGTGTTACGATCTACCTCGGATTAAAAGAACTTTATGCATTCTGCAAAAGAGAGGATTCCAAACCTTTTTTCGGAACAGGGCTTATCTTCTCACTTTTGATTTTTACAGTATACTACATTCAATTTTTAGGAATGCAGTTTGAAGTCACTCCACCTGCATTTGTATTGGAATTGTCTAAAGTTTTAAGAGAAGGATTCCATCCGATTTCTTTTTTACTCATCGCACTTTCGATTACCGTTTGGATTCTTCAGATTCTCAAGCGTCCGTTAGATGGTGCTTTATTTTCTGCAAGTTCTACGATCCTTGGCCCGATTTACTTAGCAATTCCTATCGGACATTTTTTACTCCTCCTCGCATTTCCTTTTGGAGCCTATTATATCTTTTTAGTATCTGTGATTACTTTTATGAGTGATGCCGGTGCTTATTTTGGCGGTCGTTGGTTTGGAAAACATCCTGCCGGTCTTAAGATCTCTCCCAAAAAAACTTGGGAGGGTTATGTGACAGGAAATATCACGGCAGTTGTGGGCGTACAAATTCTAAACTTAACTTGGGAACATTTTGGCGGTGTGAAGTTGCCGGTCGGGATTTTGGAATCGGTGGTTCTTGCTTTTGTTGTCTCGGTGATTTCTGTGATGGGAGATTTGGCAGAGTCTGCAATGAAACGTGATGCCAAAATCAAAGATTCAGGAAGTTTGATTCCGGGCCATGGTGGGGTTCTCGATTTAGCAGATGCTCTTCTTTTCACCGTTCCTGTCATTTATTATTATTTCCTATTTAAGGGAATTCTCGGTTACGCGGTCTGA
- a CDS encoding adenylate/guanylate cyclase domain-containing protein gives MSDKESKSLSILDYLSVTVATLGSLGVIISVVMTGWEYEFSFLIGGLLALLASSYFVYKTIEKVSKDKQKSGAIWLSYVIAIFMYAMVNTFQPLKDLEENSVSTRFQFLRGSNTKTESEGDTGRIEYIQFQPPAKARKDINIIGITTESLEKLQGTWPLPWGYYADIIDTFKESNNILMFDIFFVDYKPGQSEEMAAALQKNRNVLFDYPMEVSAESKEAVLNLEKRIDILRKFQLKNVIDENDAGISWVKFPQPPIEPIGELSAGLGFANVKKDESGLNRKMPLVVKVYNSGRDRETEYFPSIDLLIVCKYYGIDVQRDVEVNMGHYVKLSNIPNKIIREFNIKERKFEERDVMQSPNEKREVVIPIDWEGQMEINFVGGRYSFKQNEIFEVTNDWDAELLEANQINNKIFLVAMYYATGRGASKDSHLSPFGDMSGIEHHAHAINTILNQDFLSTVPNWGIFLIYVGLGVMIGFLQPRVKTHIGFVIMLTQLLLYVVAALYIFQTFNLITVLPSVTIEQIVVFVAIIGFRILTEEENVKYIRQTFSKFVSKDVVDELLKHPDNLALGGSKREITIFFSDVRGFTTISEQLGPEDLVKLLNEYLSAMTDIIIEYKGTIDKYMGDAIMAFWGAPVPLEDHAYYACVAALAQLDYLKVLQQKWAERNVPVIDIGCGLNSGPAVVGNMGSSHRMEYTCMGDTINLGSRLEGSNKMYTTNVIISEYTYEKVKDRVVARELDLVRVKGKTQPVRIYELLGITNPEDMEKMKRPLQKAAT, from the coding sequence ATGTCCGACAAAGAATCAAAATCGCTTTCGATTTTGGACTATCTCAGTGTTACCGTCGCCACCCTAGGTTCACTCGGTGTGATCATTTCTGTCGTAATGACAGGATGGGAATATGAATTTTCCTTCCTGATTGGCGGTTTACTTGCCTTACTCGCATCTTCTTACTTTGTCTATAAAACGATTGAAAAGGTATCTAAAGATAAACAAAAGTCAGGTGCCATTTGGTTGTCCTATGTAATTGCCATTTTTATGTATGCTATGGTAAATACCTTCCAACCTCTAAAAGATTTGGAAGAGAATTCCGTTTCGACTCGTTTTCAATTCCTACGTGGATCAAATACCAAAACAGAAAGTGAAGGTGATACGGGTCGCATCGAATACATCCAGTTCCAACCTCCAGCTAAGGCTCGTAAGGATATCAATATCATTGGTATCACAACAGAATCATTAGAAAAACTACAAGGGACTTGGCCTTTACCTTGGGGTTACTATGCTGATATCATTGATACATTTAAAGAATCGAATAACATTCTAATGTTCGATATTTTCTTCGTAGATTACAAACCCGGTCAATCAGAAGAGATGGCAGCCGCTCTTCAAAAGAACCGGAATGTCCTCTTTGACTACCCTATGGAAGTCAGTGCGGAATCAAAAGAAGCGGTTCTCAATTTAGAAAAACGAATTGATATCCTTCGTAAGTTCCAATTGAAAAACGTAATTGATGAAAACGATGCGGGAATTTCCTGGGTGAAATTTCCTCAGCCTCCGATTGAACCAATTGGTGAATTGTCAGCTGGTCTTGGTTTTGCGAACGTAAAAAAAGACGAATCTGGTTTGAACCGTAAAATGCCACTTGTGGTAAAGGTTTATAACTCTGGTCGGGACAGAGAAACAGAATATTTCCCATCCATCGACTTACTCATTGTTTGTAAATACTACGGCATTGATGTACAAAGAGATGTAGAAGTGAATATGGGACACTATGTTAAATTGTCCAACATTCCAAACAAAATCATTCGCGAGTTCAACATCAAAGAACGTAAGTTCGAAGAAAGAGATGTAATGCAAAGTCCGAATGAGAAAAGAGAAGTTGTGATTCCCATTGACTGGGAAGGCCAAATGGAAATCAACTTCGTGGGTGGCCGTTACTCTTTCAAACAAAACGAAATTTTTGAAGTTACCAATGACTGGGATGCTGAATTACTCGAAGCCAACCAAATCAATAACAAAATTTTCCTAGTTGCTATGTATTATGCAACGGGTCGCGGAGCTTCTAAAGACTCCCACTTATCTCCGTTTGGTGATATGTCCGGAATCGAACACCACGCCCATGCAATCAATACCATCTTAAACCAGGACTTTTTATCCACAGTTCCCAACTGGGGGATTTTTCTAATTTATGTGGGCCTTGGTGTGATGATTGGTTTTTTACAACCAAGGGTAAAAACACATATCGGTTTTGTGATTATGTTAACTCAGTTATTACTCTATGTGGTTGCTGCGCTTTATATTTTCCAAACGTTTAATCTCATCACAGTCCTTCCTTCAGTGACCATCGAACAAATTGTGGTTTTTGTGGCCATCATCGGATTTAGGATCTTAACAGAAGAAGAAAACGTAAAATACATCCGTCAGACTTTTTCTAAATTCGTATCGAAAGACGTTGTGGATGAACTCCTCAAACACCCTGACAATTTAGCTCTGGGTGGATCGAAACGAGAAATCACAATTTTCTTCTCTGACGTTCGTGGGTTTACCACCATCTCTGAACAATTAGGACCGGAAGATTTAGTGAAGTTGCTCAACGAATACCTATCAGCAATGACGGACATCATCATTGAATACAAGGGAACCATTGATAAGTATATGGGAGATGCGATTATGGCATTCTGGGGAGCACCGGTTCCTTTAGAAGACCATGCGTACTACGCTTGTGTTGCTGCACTAGCACAGCTTGATTATTTAAAAGTCCTCCAACAAAAATGGGCAGAACGAAATGTTCCTGTGATCGATATTGGTTGTGGTCTGAATTCAGGTCCAGCGGTTGTGGGAAATATGGGTTCCTCACATAGGATGGAATACACCTGTATGGGGGACACAATCAACTTAGGCTCCCGTTTGGAAGGGTCCAATAAAATGTACACCACCAACGTCATCATCTCTGAGTATACTTACGAAAAAGTAAAGGATCGGGTGGTTGCCAGGGAATTAGATTTAGTGCGAGTAAAAGGAAAAACCCAACCTGTTCGGATTTACGAATTGCTTGGAATCACAAACCCAGAAGATATGGAGAAAATGAAGCGGCCTCTCCAAAAGGCGGCAACATGA
- the dxr gene encoding 1-deoxy-D-xylulose-5-phosphate reductoisomerase, with the protein MVGVSVLGISGSVGSSTVKVLRQFKESFSLRSFSVHSNLELAKSLIEEFSPEVVSITDSKLEGALGSKYKSTSILYGEDSLSNLVTLSSVEGVVTAVVGARGVRPTIAAIEAGKKIAIANKETLVTFGPLINRLVVKYGTLMVPVDSEHNALFQLIEKEKRSNIRAITLTASGGSFRTLPLEELEHVSVKQALNHPTWSMGPKITVDSAGLINKGLEVIEAHFLFGFSYDEIEVVIHPQSLTHGIIETLDGACLQYTSHPDMVYPIAHSLFYPTPTPKMLIERKPATWKTLEFFPPDLNRYPGLTLAYQAGRAGGTAPSVFNAANEEAVALFLEERISFTAIPKLIESALNQIPNSFPEDLEGYLEKDRETREFIQREFVKGGVTP; encoded by the coding sequence ATGGTTGGAGTATCCGTATTAGGAATATCTGGTTCTGTTGGCTCTTCTACCGTTAAGGTACTTCGCCAATTTAAAGAATCTTTCTCGCTACGTAGTTTTTCTGTTCATTCCAACCTAGAACTTGCGAAGTCTCTGATCGAGGAATTTTCCCCGGAAGTGGTTTCCATCACCGATTCTAAGTTAGAGGGGGCTTTGGGTTCTAAGTACAAATCCACCTCCATTCTTTATGGGGAAGATTCTCTTTCTAATTTAGTAACACTTTCTTCTGTGGAAGGTGTAGTCACTGCTGTTGTGGGTGCGCGTGGGGTAAGACCAACCATTGCTGCCATCGAAGCTGGAAAAAAAATCGCCATCGCCAATAAAGAAACTTTAGTTACTTTTGGGCCACTCATCAATCGTTTGGTAGTAAAATATGGAACTCTGATGGTTCCTGTTGATTCCGAACACAATGCACTCTTTCAACTCATTGAAAAAGAAAAAAGATCTAATATTCGGGCCATCACGCTTACTGCTTCGGGGGGGAGTTTTCGCACCCTTCCTTTAGAAGAATTGGAACATGTTTCCGTAAAACAGGCATTAAATCATCCAACTTGGTCCATGGGCCCAAAAATTACGGTGGATTCCGCTGGCCTTATCAATAAAGGTCTAGAGGTGATTGAAGCTCACTTTTTATTTGGATTTTCCTATGACGAGATTGAAGTGGTGATTCATCCGCAATCACTCACACATGGAATCATTGAAACTTTGGATGGAGCTTGTTTGCAATACACAAGCCATCCCGATATGGTTTATCCCATTGCTCATTCATTATTCTATCCGACCCCAACTCCCAAAATGTTAATCGAAAGAAAACCTGCTACTTGGAAAACATTAGAGTTCTTTCCGCCAGATTTAAACCGTTATCCAGGTCTTACATTGGCTTACCAAGCGGGAAGGGCAGGGGGAACGGCACCTTCTGTGTTCAATGCGGCAAATGAAGAAGCTGTGGCTTTATTTTTAGAAGAAAGAATTTCTTTTACCGCCATACCTAAGTTAATCGAATCTGCGTTAAATCAAATTCCAAATTCATTCCCAGAGGATTTGGAAGGATACTTAGAAAAAGACAGGGAAACCCGTGAATTCATCCAAAGAGAATTTGTTAAAGGAGGAGTGACTCCATGA
- a CDS encoding site-2 protease family protein: MIIMVFGAVFMLAVSIFIHELGHLLCGKLVGVEARIFSLGYGKGIWKKRIGKTIYQITAIPIGGYVLFRGDDYSKNKKPKQGDLLATPPLRRMIPVLGGPFANLVLGFVLLFILELSGDSPSSNRIFIEDANKVSSPAYTAGLRTGDQIVSINGKSTESFEDIFTNVSLTSGDPVTVSYQREKEIKTVQVIPNLYSAGGHPTIGVMPFGERRVVATFTYGEQLSHFIANLLDRDDKSSVYFQEKIEERKDEIPEELLKQREIQEREKSLRRRALSFLKDGDMILQVAGVDVHTVPELQTELGKHQGKTIPVVVERKTYPLLTPWATETVTIQIPVLGANVFEFWDIRHPKFAELGIPYFRLDSYDSEIENRLSNLKIEDKTFEKAELFSEYLKQSSGRKDIWIGNMKYSADVNLKPIGLLGFRASMKFEAEKLQKESTVYSSLVGASNKVYENVSTTLKGIGMLFSGLLSPKENLSGPIGIVQIAGISLEYGWVTYLDFVAKISLALMVMNLLPIPMADGGHIVLYAYEAVTGRPLPRKAIEAIFRLGFFFLIGLGLYVSFNDVMRIF; the protein is encoded by the coding sequence ATGATTATAATGGTGTTTGGCGCCGTATTTATGTTGGCGGTTTCTATTTTTATTCACGAATTGGGGCACCTTTTATGTGGAAAGTTGGTTGGTGTAGAGGCTCGTATATTTTCGTTAGGTTATGGAAAGGGGATTTGGAAAAAGAGAATTGGTAAAACCATCTACCAAATTACAGCCATCCCTATTGGTGGTTACGTTCTTTTCCGCGGAGATGACTATAGCAAAAACAAAAAACCAAAACAAGGGGATTTGTTGGCAACTCCTCCATTACGTCGTATGATCCCAGTTCTCGGTGGTCCATTTGCCAATTTAGTACTCGGTTTTGTTTTATTATTTATTTTGGAGTTATCAGGAGATAGCCCTTCTTCCAATCGTATTTTTATTGAAGATGCGAACAAAGTGTCCAGCCCAGCTTATACGGCAGGACTTCGCACTGGGGATCAAATTGTATCCATCAATGGGAAATCTACGGAAAGTTTTGAAGATATTTTTACGAATGTAAGTTTGACTTCAGGTGACCCGGTTACTGTTTCTTATCAAAGAGAGAAAGAAATAAAAACCGTACAGGTGATTCCTAATCTATATTCGGCAGGGGGACACCCCACGATTGGTGTGATGCCTTTTGGAGAAAGAAGGGTGGTGGCCACCTTTACTTATGGGGAACAACTCAGTCATTTTATAGCGAATCTCCTGGATCGTGATGACAAGTCTTCTGTTTACTTCCAAGAAAAAATTGAAGAACGAAAGGATGAGATTCCGGAAGAGTTACTCAAACAAAGGGAAATTCAAGAACGAGAAAAATCTCTTCGTAGGCGCGCTTTGTCTTTTTTGAAAGACGGCGATATGATTTTGCAGGTAGCCGGTGTCGATGTTCATACCGTTCCTGAATTACAAACGGAACTTGGAAAACACCAAGGGAAAACAATTCCTGTTGTGGTAGAAAGAAAAACGTATCCACTCCTCACTCCTTGGGCGACGGAAACAGTTACCATTCAAATTCCTGTGTTAGGTGCGAATGTCTTTGAATTTTGGGATATTCGTCATCCCAAGTTTGCTGAACTTGGGATCCCTTATTTTCGGTTGGATAGTTATGATTCAGAAATTGAAAACCGGTTATCCAACTTAAAAATCGAAGATAAAACCTTTGAAAAAGCGGAATTGTTTTCTGAATACTTAAAACAATCTTCAGGTAGAAAGGATATCTGGATTGGAAATATGAAATATTCTGCAGACGTAAACCTGAAACCCATTGGGCTTTTGGGTTTTCGTGCTTCCATGAAATTTGAAGCAGAAAAGTTACAGAAAGAATCTACCGTATACTCATCGCTAGTTGGTGCTTCGAATAAAGTCTATGAAAATGTATCCACAACTCTAAAAGGAATAGGGATGTTGTTTTCTGGACTTCTTTCCCCGAAAGAAAACCTTTCTGGTCCTATTGGGATTGTACAAATCGCAGGGATTAGTTTGGAATATGGTTGGGTGACTTATCTTGACTTTGTTGCCAAAATTTCTCTCGCTCTGATGGTAATGAATCTACTTCCTATTCCGATGGCTGACGGTGGACATATTGTACTGTATGCTTATGAGGCAGTGACAGGTAGGCCACTCCCTAGAAAAGCAATCGAAGCCATCTTCCGATTAGGGTTTTTCTTTCTCATTGGACTTGGGCTTTATGTTTCCTTTAATGATGTGATGCGTATTTTCTAA
- the trpA gene encoding tryptophan synthase subunit alpha, with protein MSKIKSLFESGKFKSAFIPYFTLGDPNYNDSIEFGKTILDNGADILELGIPFSDPVADGPVIQRAVARSLKNRFSFDEIFRVTKAIHDHKPETPLVYLTYFNPIYHCGISKFLDRAKESGIIGLVIPDLPFDTDESETLFRELKARDMDLIHLVTPASEKKRIQALSKTSSGFIYYVTSFGVTGERREFSVDLQERIRFLKETIRLPICAGFGISTPDQANQISQYADGIIIGSAIQRVIEENGTDRSKAVSALADYISKIRAAIS; from the coding sequence ATGAGTAAAATAAAATCATTATTTGAAAGTGGAAAATTCAAATCTGCTTTTATTCCGTATTTTACCTTAGGGGATCCAAACTACAATGATTCGATTGAGTTTGGAAAAACCATTTTAGACAATGGAGCCGATATTTTGGAATTAGGAATTCCTTTTTCGGATCCTGTTGCCGATGGCCCTGTGATCCAAAGAGCAGTTGCTAGATCTTTAAAGAATCGTTTTTCTTTTGATGAAATTTTTCGTGTGACAAAAGCGATTCACGATCACAAACCTGAGACCCCTCTTGTTTATCTTACTTATTTCAATCCCATTTACCATTGTGGGATTTCGAAATTTTTGGACCGGGCCAAAGAGTCGGGAATCATTGGACTTGTGATTCCTGATTTGCCCTTTGATACGGATGAAAGTGAAACCTTATTTCGGGAATTAAAAGCTCGTGATATGGATCTTATCCACTTAGTGACGCCTGCTTCCGAAAAAAAGAGAATCCAAGCCCTTTCTAAAACCTCCTCTGGTTTCATTTACTATGTAACCTCTTTTGGAGTGACGGGAGAGAGAAGGGAGTTCTCGGTGGATTTACAGGAAAGGATTCGATTTTTAAAAGAAACCATCCGACTACCGATATGTGCTGGATTTGGAATTTCAACTCCGGACCAAGCCAACCAAATTTCTCAGTATGCAGATGGGATCATCATTGGTTCTGCCATCCAAAGGGTCATAGAAGAAAACGGGACGGATCGTTCGAAGGCAGTTTCGGCACTGGCAGATTATATTTCTAAGATTCGGGCTGCCATTTCCTAA
- a CDS encoding proline--tRNA ligase: MKASSYLIPTAKEDPQDAVVASHKLMTRAGLIRKSAAGLYSYLPLGLRILKKIEGIVRSEMDRAGALEFQLPILTPSEIWKESGRWDKMGKEMFRLKDRHDNESCLGPTHEESFCVLVKPMVRSYKDLPINVYQIHTKFRDEIRPRFGVIRSREFTMKDAYSFHLDDESLDKTYQTMRKTYRRIFAGMGLSTIPVQADSGNMGGSASEEFMVVSPIGEETLTICPSCQYSGNIEKTPVIHDPKVNKQAFAGKDKIHTPAKKTISEVAEFIKTKEENLLKAVALWADGAYVLVFLEGNRELNENKLKNHLGCNELRPMGPKEMENLGLVPGFIGPGFPKSENLKIVIDSLIDWNFEYISGANEVDYHVAGVRLNSFFKEEEITKIDVSQAQVGDPCPNCGNGLTAEKGIEVGHIFKLGQKYSKAFDITVLNDKGKATTTTMGCYGIGVNRCMATVIEQCNDDKGIYWPVSIAPFTVCLVSIAKNPEDIAKIESIYLALVAAGIEVLWDDRDLGPGFKFKDSELIGFPIRLTLGKGFLEKGEITILDRKSMAEETVSFTTNEDLVGRLQKQIQNLRETLEKAVEQVGT; this comes from the coding sequence ATGAAAGCTAGTTCCTATTTAATTCCTACTGCAAAAGAAGATCCCCAAGATGCCGTTGTTGCCTCTCATAAATTAATGACGAGGGCGGGGCTCATTCGTAAGTCTGCTGCGGGGCTTTATTCTTATTTACCTTTAGGGCTTCGTATCTTAAAAAAAATTGAAGGCATTGTTCGCTCCGAAATGGACAGGGCTGGTGCTTTAGAATTCCAACTTCCGATTTTAACTCCGAGTGAAATTTGGAAAGAATCAGGTCGTTGGGATAAAATGGGGAAAGAGATGTTTCGTTTGAAAGATCGTCATGACAATGAAAGTTGTCTTGGTCCCACTCATGAAGAATCCTTTTGTGTTCTTGTGAAACCAATGGTTCGTTCTTATAAAGATCTTCCGATTAATGTTTACCAAATCCATACTAAGTTTCGAGATGAAATTCGCCCTCGCTTCGGAGTGATTCGCTCTCGTGAATTTACAATGAAGGACGCTTATTCTTTTCATTTAGATGATGAATCTTTGGATAAAACGTATCAAACTATGCGTAAAACCTACCGAAGGATTTTTGCGGGGATGGGACTTTCCACGATCCCTGTGCAAGCGGATTCGGGGAATATGGGTGGATCTGCATCTGAAGAATTTATGGTAGTGTCTCCCATTGGAGAAGAAACCCTTACCATTTGTCCTTCTTGCCAATATTCAGGAAATATAGAAAAAACTCCTGTCATTCATGATCCAAAGGTAAACAAACAAGCGTTTGCTGGAAAAGATAAAATCCATACTCCCGCAAAGAAAACAATTTCGGAAGTAGCGGAGTTTATCAAAACAAAGGAAGAGAATTTACTAAAGGCTGTCGCTCTTTGGGCTGACGGAGCCTATGTCCTTGTTTTTTTAGAAGGAAACCGTGAGCTCAATGAAAACAAATTAAAAAATCATTTGGGTTGTAATGAACTAAGGCCAATGGGTCCCAAAGAGATGGAAAACTTAGGTTTGGTTCCTGGTTTTATTGGCCCTGGGTTTCCTAAATCAGAAAATCTAAAAATCGTGATTGATTCTCTGATTGATTGGAACTTTGAATATATTTCTGGCGCCAATGAAGTGGATTATCATGTAGCGGGTGTTAGACTAAATTCCTTTTTTAAAGAGGAAGAAATAACCAAAATCGATGTTTCCCAAGCACAAGTGGGAGACCCTTGTCCGAATTGTGGGAATGGCCTTACTGCCGAAAAGGGAATTGAAGTGGGTCATATTTTTAAATTAGGCCAAAAATATTCCAAAGCATTTGATATTACTGTTTTGAATGATAAAGGGAAAGCCACAACAACCACTATGGGTTGTTACGGAATTGGCGTGAATCGTTGTATGGCAACTGTCATCGAACAATGTAATGATGACAAAGGGATTTATTGGCCAGTTTCGATTGCACCATTTACTGTTTGTTTGGTGAGCATTGCCAAAAACCCAGAAGATATAGCAAAAATTGAATCGATCTACCTGGCTTTGGTGGCGGCTGGGATTGAAGTCCTTTGGGATGACCGCGATCTTGGCCCCGGTTTTAAATTCAAAGATTCGGAACTCATTGGATTCCCCATCCGACTCACGCTCGGAAAAGGGTTTTTGGAAAAAGGTGAGATCACAATCCTCGATCGTAAGTCCATGGCGGAAGAAACGGTGTCCTTTACAACGAATGAAGATTTGGTCGGAAGACTACAAAAACAGATCCAAAACCTTCGTGAGACCCTTGAAAAAGCAGTGGAACAAGTGGGAACATGA